CGTCGTACTTCTTCGCTTGCGTGAACCCCATGTCGCCCGTGCACATGTCGAGGACGCGGTAGGGGAGACCGAGGCGCTCGAGGATCGCCGTCGCCTCGTCGAGCAGGCCCTCGAGTCGGTCGTAGCTCTCCTCGGGCCGCACGAAGTTCACGAGCTCGACCTTGTTGAACTGGTGGACGCGGACGTACCCGCGCGTCTCCGTGCCGTGCTCGCCGGCCTCCCGGCGGAAGTTCGGCGAGTACGCCTGGTACTTCAGCGGCAGGTCGTCGTCGAGCAGGATCTCGTCGCGGTGCATGTTCGTCACCGGCACCTCCGCGGTCGGGAGCAGCCACAGGTCGTCGTCGTCGTACGCGTCGTCCTGGCGCGCTTCGACGCGGTACGCGTCTTCGTCGAACTTCGGGAGCTGGCCCGTGCCGCGCATCGACGCCGAGTTCACGGGGATCGGCGGCAGGACGTCCGTGTAGCCCTGCTCGCGGTGGACGTCGAGCATGAACTGGACGAGCGCCAGCTCCAGGCGCGCCCCGTCGCCCTTCACGAACTGGAACCCGCCGCCCGACACCTTCGCGCCGCGCTCGAAGTCCAGGACGTCCAGGTCCTCGCCGAGGTCGTAGTGCGGGACGACGGTCTCGGGGAGGTCCCGCAGGTCGTCGAACCCCCAGCGGTAGTTCTCGACGTTGTCGCTCTCGTCCGCGCCGGTCGGCACGCTCTCGTGGGGGACGTTCGGGACCTCGAGCAGGCGTTCGTGGAGTTCCGTCTCCAGTTCGTCCGCGCGCGCCTCGACGTCCTCCAGTTCCTCCTTGAGTTCCTGCGAGCGCTCGATGGCCTCCTCGGCCTCCTCGTCCTTGCCTTCCTGTTTGAGTTCGCCGATGGAGCGACTGACCTCGTTGCGCTGGTGGCGGAGGTCGTCGCCCTTCGCTTTCAACTCGCGCCACTCCTCGTCGATCTCGAGTATCTCGTCCACGTCGACGTCCGTGACGCCCTTCCGGTCGACGGCGTCCCGGACCACGTCGGGGTTCTCGCGCACGTACTGGCGGCTGAGCATTCTTGCCCGAGGGTTCGAAATCCCCGGGGAAAATCGTATCGGAAGTGTGTTCCACCGTGTCAGGGACTGGCGCGGTCGGGTGCGGGCGATACGGGCGACTCTTGGGGGAGGTCGTCACGACGGCCAGGCGGCCGCGAGTCACTCGTTGGTATCGATGGGTTCGACTGCTAGCTATCCGACGTCGACGGGTCGGACGACGACGGTGCCGGTCGCGTCGACGGTCACGAACCGGTCGGCGTACGTGAACGAGACGGTTACGGTCGAGCGGTCCGTGTCCGTCCCGGTCGTGGTGACGATCGCGTCGAGTGCGTCGGGGTCGACGCGCTCGTAGAGGGATTCGATATCCAGCGGGTCGCGGTTCAGGTCCGCTGCCACCAGTTTGACGACGGCGTTCGACGGGTCGGTCTCCGACCAGTCGAACGTCTCCCGGATCGCGTCACGTGCGATATCGTCCGGGGGAGCGTGGCTGTCTCGCTCACTGTCCATAGACTGCCTTTCTTCGAGGGGGTGAAAGTTGTTGTGACTCCGTTTGTGACAGTGTAGGGACCCGACGCGGTGCTCTGGAGCGTGCCACGAAGTGCGGCCGCGAAGTGCGACCGCGCTGGCGCGCTACGGTTCGTGGTTGGGACACGAGAGATGAAGCGCGCCGATACCTCCTCAGACCCCGAGCCGTATAGTCGTTGTGTGATTATCTGAGTTACTCGCCCGATGGGCCCGAGAGGTCGCGAGACGACGAGCGGCGGCATCAGGTTCGAGTGTAGCTGAGAACGTGACAGAACTCGCAGTCGGGAGCGATCGGACGGTTAGCGCGCCGACCGCGGACGGCGTCGCACATGGCCGTCACTGCGACCGCCACACCCAGTAACAACGTCTATCCGTCTCCGGGTGCGACTCTAGTTGAACTCCCGGGTTCGCCCGGGCAGCAGGTTGGGACACATGAGTACGAACGATGCACTCGAGGAGGCGGTCGACGTTCTCCAAGAGCTCGGATTGAAGGAATACGAGGCGAAGTGCTTTGCGGGCCTCGCACGTCTTCCGCGGGGTACAGCGAAGCAATTGAGTGAGATCACGGAGGTGCCACGGACGCGCGTCTACGACGCCATCCGTGTCCTGGAGGCCCAGGGGCTGGTCGAGGTCCAGCACAAGAGTCCCCAAGAGTTCCGTGCGGTGTCGCTCGAGGAGGCCATGGAGACGCTCCGGGACCGCTACGAGTCCCGCGTCCAGCGGCTCGCGGACGCACTCGGGAACGTCGAGCAGATCGAGGCCGACGACAAGGACGACCCCGTCCAGGAGGTGTGGTCGCTGAGCGGCTCGGGGGCGATCGCGTCGCGGACCGAACGGCTCCTGGTGGACGCGAGAGACGAGGTCGTGCTCGTCGTCGGCGACGAGTCGGTCCTGACGACCGAGCTCGTGGCGACGCTCACGGAACTCGACGACGACGTCGACGTGATCATCGGCGCCGTCTCTCACGAGGTCGAGCAGGCGGTCGCGGACCGGTTGCCTCGCGCGGAGACGTTCGTCTCCGGCCTGGAGTGGCTGCACGCGGTCGACGCGGAGGCCGCGGAGACCGCAATCGGGCGGTTGCTGCTCGTCGACCGCGGCGCGATCCTCGTGAGCACGCTCGTGCCGGAGTCCGGCGAGGAGCACGCCGTCTTCGGGACGGGGTTCGGGAACGGCCTCGTCGTCATCTCGCGTCGCCTGATGGCGCAGGGCCTGCTCCCCGCCAGTGACCCCGCGGACCCCTGAAGAGGACGCCGTCGCTAGCGGTCGAGAATCAGAAACGGGACCCGGTCAGTCGCATGCGGTCTGCTACTGCTCGTGGCACCCGTCCAGTAACGCGAGGACGGGGGCGACCTCCTCGAAGTCGGGGCCGCGGCGTACCCGTCCCTCGGCGTCGTCCCAGCGAACGTACCCTCTGTCGACGAGGTACGGCAAGTGCTGATGGTGGGCGCGGACGAGCAACGGCTCCTCGTCGGCGACGGTCGGTGCGGTCGAAGAGGTCCTCCCCCCGTCGCCGACCAATTCGTTCGATGCGAGACCGTCGTCCGCGAGAGCGTCCTCGACGGCGACCCAGTCGTCCGGGTCGGCCTCCACGACCGCACGCAGGAGGTAACGGCGTTCCTGACTAGAGAGTGCTTCGAGCGCCCGTCCGAGGTCGTCCCGTTGTCTTCCTCCTTTCATGGAGGTACCAAGGGGCCTGAACCGTTTAAGCACCAACAGATTTTACACGGTTTGTTTTTTTCATTATTCGAGTCACAATGTCGGTGCCCGGCGCATACCGGACAGTGGACAAGACTGATACCCTCTCACGGAAACCGAACGTGTGTATGCGACATCGTCCCGTCCTCGTCGTCCTGTGCTGTCTCTGCGTGGCCGCCCCCGTCGTCGCCGCGACGGCGCCCCCCGGGAGCGCCGCCGCCACCAGCGCTGCCCCGGACGACCCAGCGAACCCCTGCGTCGGCACCATGAGCAGTCCCGCCGAGGGCATCACGGTCGTCAGCGTCCAGGGGATGCGCTTCGGCGACGACGGCGGGAAGCGCACGGCGCGACTCGTCGCGCTCGGCCCCCGCGGCCAGATCGAGTGGGTGCACCAGCGCGACGGCGTGACGTGGTCGTACGACGTCGACCCGCTCGAGGACGGCACGCTGTTCGTCACCGCCACGCAGTCCCGTCCGGGAGACAAGCCCGGCCAGACGCTGTTCTACAAGCTCGACCCCGAGACGGGCGAGACCGTCTGGAGCGAGACCGCGCCGTTCGTCGACACGCACGACGCCGACCTCCTCAGCGACGAGGAGATACTCGTCGCGAACATGCGCGCCACGCAGAACGTCTCCGGGAACCGCGACCGCCTCCTCGTCTACAACCGCACGAGCGACGAGATCACGTGGCAGTGGCAGTTCCGCGACCACTACGACCGCGATGCGGACATCGGCGGGAACTACAGTCACGACTGGACGCACGTGAACGACGTCGACGCCGTCAACGACACGCACTACCTCGCCAGCCCCCGGAACTTCGACATGGTCGTCATGGTGAACCGCACCAGCGGCGAGGTCGAGTGGGAGCTCGGCGAACCGAACAGCGACGACGTCATGCTGAAACAGCACAACCCCGTCTACTACGAGAGCGAGAACGGCACGCCGACGGTGCTCGTCGCCGACTCGGAGAACAATCGCGTCGTCGAGTACGCGCGCCGCGACGGCGACTGGGAGCGCACGTGGCGCGTCGGGAACCGGTCGTCGCTCTCGTGGCCGCGGGACGCCGACCGCCTCCCGAACGGGAACACGCTCGTCGGCGACTCCAGCAACAACCGCGTCCTCGAGGTGACGCCCGAGGGCGAGGTCGTCTGGGAGGTGTACACGCCGTGGCTCGTCTACGACGTCGAACGCGTCGAGTACGGCGACGAGGCCGGTGGCCCCACCATCGCCGACCAGAACGCGACCGGGAACGCGACCCTCCACGGCGACGCGGACTTCGACGCGACCCGTCAGGAGGAGTGCGTCGCGCACATCGAGAACGCGACCGCGTTCGAGGACCTCGGCGACGACGGCGACGGCGGTATCGTGGGCGACCTCTTCGGCGGGAACGACGACGGGAGCGACGGCACGGACGGCGCGGGCGACGACAGCGAGGACGGGAGTGACTCCGGGGTCGGCTCGGACGCCCTCGGCCCCGTCCCCTTCGTCGGCGCCGTCCTCGCGATTCTCGCGGTCGCCGCCGGCATCGCCTACCGGCGCCGCGGCGCCTGAACGCGGTCGGGGTCTCGAGCGCGACTCAGAGTTCGAACGTTTCGCCGTCGACCGCGATCGGATCCGCGAACGCCTCGTCGGCCGGGTAGAAGTGCGCGGCGTGCACGACCCGCGTCTCGCCGGCGTCGAGGTCCTCGCCGAGCGCGAGCGCGCCCTCCTTCGTCATGTGCTTCGTGCCGAACGTCCGCGGGACGCCGTCGGCGTCCTCGTGCTTCCCGCCGAGCGGGTGGTGCTCGCAGAGCGACGCCGGGACGATGCCGTCCGCGAGCAGGAGGTCCGGGTCCGCGAGCACGTCCCGGGAGCGTTCGGGAACGCCGTAGCTCGTGTCGCCAGAGAGCGCGAGCTTCGCGCCCGTCGCCGGGTCCTCGACGACGAGCCCGTAACACAGCAACGGCGGGTGGTCGACGGGGACGAGCGTCACCTCGAACCCGCACGTCTCGACCGTCTCGAACGGCGCCGTCGCGTGAACCGTCACGGCGTCGAGGTAGTCGTACTTCCGCGACACCGTCTCCGCGACCGACTCCCCGAGCGCGGGGTCCGTCTCGTCGGCCGCGTACACGTCGAGGTCGTCGAGGAGCCGGTACGCGTTCCCGAGGCCGTCGAGGTGGTCGAAGTGCACGTGCGAGATGACGGCGGTGTCCGGGAGTTCGACGTCGTTCTTCAGGAACTGATAGCGGAAGTCCGGGCTCGCGTCCACGAGCAACGACTCCCCCGTACGGGGATTGTGGACGTGCACGGAGAACCGCGTGCGCTCGATCCCGCGCTCGACGGCGTCGCGGCACGTCTCGCACCCACACCCCGGCGTCGGCGTCCCCGTCGTATCGCCCGTCCCGAGCAACGTGACCTGCATCACGCAGTCCTACAGGACGCGGCCGGAAAGACGTAGCGCCACGAGCCGACGACGACGCACGCCGCCCCACCAACCGCCCTCAGTCGTCGTCGGCGTGGTCGTGGCCGTCGGCGTGGTCGTGGCCGTCGCCGTGGTCGTGGTCGTGGCCGCCGTCGGTCGCGCCCGGCGTGCCGCCCGCGATGAGGGCGTCGCCGTCGCCGTCCATCATGTCGAGGTTCTTCAGGTTGTCGCGTTCCTCGAACTCCTCGACCGCGTCCACGAGGTCCTGCTGGGTGAGCGTCGTCCGCTCCTCCGTCAACGCCGACAGGACCGCCTCCCGCATCACGAGCCGGAGGTCGCTCCCCGTGAGGCCCTCCGTGATGTCCGCGATCGCGTCCGGCTCGAACTCGTCGATGTCCATCGCGTGCGTGATGAGCCGGAGGATGTCCGACCGCATCCCGCGGTCGGGCTTCGGGAAGTTCACGATCTCGTCGAACCGCCGCCACGCCGCCGAATCCAGGTCGTCCGGGTGGTTCGTCGCCCCGATCAGGAGCACGTCGTCGTCGATCAGCGACATGTCGTCGATGCTCTTCAGGAGCGTGTTCACCGCGCGCTTGATCGCCGCGTGCTCGTCCCCGCCGCGGGTCTTCGCGACGAAGTCGAACTCGTCCATGAACAGGATACAGGGCGACAGGCGCTTCGCGACCTCGAACGTCTTCTCGACGTTCTTCGCCGTCTCCCCGAGGTACTGGCTCGTGATCATCGAGAGCTTCACCTCCACGAACGGGAGGTCAAGCGAGTGCGCGAGCCCCCTCGCCGTGCTCGTCTTCCCCGTCCCCGGCGGTCCGACGAACAGGAGCTTCCCGATCTCGCGCAGGCCGATTCGCGCGAGGTAGTCGCGGTGCTCAATCGCCTTCACGACCTTCTGGATCTCCTCTTCTTGCTCCTCGGTGAGCACGAGGTCGTCGAGCGTCATGTCGATCTCCTCGGGCGCGCGGATGTCCACGAGGTCGAGCATGTCCTCCTCGTCCTCGTCGTCCGAGTCGAAGTACTCGTCGAGCAGCGAGTCGATCCACACGCGGTCCGCCTGGATCGGGCGGTTCGCCTCGCGCGCGGACTCGTAGTCCACGCCCTCGAACGCGTCCACGTCGAACGCCCCGTCCTCGCCGTACGCGAACGCAAGCACGGGGTTCGTGTGCACGCGCTCGTCGTCGGCGCGCTCGGCGTACCAGTCCACGGCCATGTCCACGTCCGCGAGCGAGATCGAGCCCGAGAACTCGTCGCGCTCCGTGAACATCAGCCCGGAGATGGCGT
Above is a genomic segment from Halorubellus sp. JP-L1 containing:
- the serS gene encoding serine--tRNA ligase, whose protein sequence is MLSRQYVRENPDVVRDAVDRKGVTDVDVDEILEIDEEWRELKAKGDDLRHQRNEVSRSIGELKQEGKDEEAEEAIERSQELKEELEDVEARADELETELHERLLEVPNVPHESVPTGADESDNVENYRWGFDDLRDLPETVVPHYDLGEDLDVLDFERGAKVSGGGFQFVKGDGARLELALVQFMLDVHREQGYTDVLPPIPVNSASMRGTGQLPKFDEDAYRVEARQDDAYDDDDLWLLPTAEVPVTNMHRDEILLDDDLPLKYQAYSPNFRREAGEHGTETRGYVRVHQFNKVELVNFVRPEESYDRLEGLLDEATAILERLGLPYRVLDMCTGDMGFTQAKKYDVEVWAPGDDMADGPEEGGRWLEVSSVSNFEEFQARRAGIQYRPERHESAEYCHTLNGSGVALPRVMVAIMEYYQNDDGTVDVPEPLREYMGGLEVIEGHSPVGESALGAGDRE
- a CDS encoding HalOD1 output domain-containing protein encodes the protein MDSERDSHAPPDDIARDAIRETFDWSETDPSNAVVKLVAADLNRDPLDIESLYERVDPDALDAIVTTTGTDTDRSTVTVSFTYADRFVTVDATGTVVVRPVDVG
- a CDS encoding TrmB family transcriptional regulator; this translates as MSTNDALEEAVDVLQELGLKEYEAKCFAGLARLPRGTAKQLSEITEVPRTRVYDAIRVLEAQGLVEVQHKSPQEFRAVSLEEAMETLRDRYESRVQRLADALGNVEQIEADDKDDPVQEVWSLSGSGAIASRTERLLVDARDEVVLVVGDESVLTTELVATLTELDDDVDVIIGAVSHEVEQAVADRLPRAETFVSGLEWLHAVDAEAAETAIGRLLLVDRGAILVSTLVPESGEEHAVFGTGFGNGLVVISRRLMAQGLLPASDPADP
- a CDS encoding aryl-sulfate sulfotransferase, which encodes MRHRPVLVVLCCLCVAAPVVAATAPPGSAAATSAAPDDPANPCVGTMSSPAEGITVVSVQGMRFGDDGGKRTARLVALGPRGQIEWVHQRDGVTWSYDVDPLEDGTLFVTATQSRPGDKPGQTLFYKLDPETGETVWSETAPFVDTHDADLLSDEEILVANMRATQNVSGNRDRLLVYNRTSDEITWQWQFRDHYDRDADIGGNYSHDWTHVNDVDAVNDTHYLASPRNFDMVVMVNRTSGEVEWELGEPNSDDVMLKQHNPVYYESENGTPTVLVADSENNRVVEYARRDGDWERTWRVGNRSSLSWPRDADRLPNGNTLVGDSSNNRVLEVTPEGEVVWEVYTPWLVYDVERVEYGDEAGGPTIADQNATGNATLHGDADFDATRQEECVAHIENATAFEDLGDDGDGGIVGDLFGGNDDGSDGTDGAGDDSEDGSDSGVGSDALGPVPFVGAVLAILAVAAGIAYRRRGA
- a CDS encoding MBL fold metallo-hydrolase, whose amino-acid sequence is MQVTLLGTGDTTGTPTPGCGCETCRDAVERGIERTRFSVHVHNPRTGESLLVDASPDFRYQFLKNDVELPDTAVISHVHFDHLDGLGNAYRLLDDLDVYAADETDPALGESVAETVSRKYDYLDAVTVHATAPFETVETCGFEVTLVPVDHPPLLCYGLVVEDPATGAKLALSGDTSYGVPERSRDVLADPDLLLADGIVPASLCEHHPLGGKHEDADGVPRTFGTKHMTKEGALALGEDLDAGETRVVHAAHFYPADEAFADPIAVDGETFEL
- a CDS encoding ATP-binding protein encodes the protein MSNAALSVVELLLTAHVYNEERSLDENDLPPRYRRVFYSDGEVKRPVSVTNATARAAASTDHPWDAISGLMFTERDEFSGSISLADVDMAVDWYAERADDERVHTNPVLAFAYGEDGAFDVDAFEGVDYESAREANRPIQADRVWIDSLLDEYFDSDDEDEEDMLDLVDIRAPEEIDMTLDDLVLTEEQEEEIQKVVKAIEHRDYLARIGLREIGKLLFVGPPGTGKTSTARGLAHSLDLPFVEVKLSMITSQYLGETAKNVEKTFEVAKRLSPCILFMDEFDFVAKTRGGDEHAAIKRAVNTLLKSIDDMSLIDDDVLLIGATNHPDDLDSAAWRRFDEIVNFPKPDRGMRSDILRLITHAMDIDEFEPDAIADITEGLTGSDLRLVMREAVLSALTEERTTLTQQDLVDAVEEFEERDNLKNLDMMDGDGDALIAGGTPGATDGGHDHDHGDGHDHADGHDHADDD